A region of Saccopteryx leptura isolate mSacLep1 chromosome X, mSacLep1_pri_phased_curated, whole genome shotgun sequence DNA encodes the following proteins:
- the FHL1 gene encoding four and a half LIM domains protein 1 isoform X3, whose product MASHKHSGPSRYKVGTMAEKFDCYYCRDPLQGKKYVEKDGHHCCLKCFDKFCANTCVDCRKPIGADSKEVHYKNRYWHDTCFRCAKCLHSLANETFVSKDNKILCNKCATREDSPKCKGCFKQIVAGDQNVEYKGTVWHKDCFTCSNCKQVIGTGSFFPKGEDFYCVTCHEAKFAKHCVKCNKAITSGGITYQDQPWHAECFVCVTCSKKLAGQRFTAVEDQYYCVDCYKNFVAKKCAGCKNPITGFGKGSSVVAYEGQSWHDYCFHCKKCSVNLANKRFVFHQEQVYCPDCAKKL is encoded by the exons ATGGCTTCCCACAAGCATTCAG GTCCCTCCAGGTACAAGGTTGGCACCATGGCTGAGAAGTTTGACTGCTATTACTGCAGGGACCCCCTGCAGGGAAAGAAGTACGTGGAGAAGGACGGCCACCACTGCTGCCTCAAGTGCTTTGACAAGTTCTGTGCCAACACCTGCGTGGACTGCCGCAAGCCCATTGGTGCCGACTCCAAG GAGGTACACTATAAGAACCGCTACTGGCATGACACTTGCTTCCGCTGCGCCAAGTGCCTGCACTCCTTGGCCAACGAGACCTTTGTGTCCAAGGACAACAAGATCCTGTGCAACAAATGCGCCACGCGGGAGGACTCACCCAAGTGCAAGGGCTGCTTCAAGCAAATTGTGGCAG gagacCAGAATGTGGAGTACAAGGGGACCGTCTGGCACAAAGATTGCTTCACCTGCAGCAACTGCAAGCAAGTCATCGGAACCGGAAGCTTCTTCCCTAAAGGGGAGGACTTCTACTGCGTGACTTGCCATGAAGCCAAGTTTGCCAAGCATTGCGTGAAGTGCAACAAG GCCATCACATCTGGAGGAATCACTTACCAGGATCAGCCCTGGCATGCCGAGTGCTTTGTGTGTGTTACCTGCTCTAAGAAGCTGGCTGGGCAGCGTTTCACCGCTGTGGAGGACCAGTATTACTGCGTGGATTGCTACAAGAACTTTGTGGCCAAGAAGTGTGCTGGATGCAAGAACCCCATCACTG GGTTTGGTAAAGGCTCCAGTGTGGTGGCCTATGAAGGACAATCCTGGCACGACTACTGCTTCCACTGCAAAAAATGCTCCGTGAATCTGGCCAACAAGCGCTTTGTTTTCCATCAGGAGCAAGTGTATTGCCCCGATTGTGCCAAAAAGCTGTAA
- the FHL1 gene encoding four and a half LIM domains protein 1 isoform X2: MAEKFDCYYCRDPLQGKKYVEKDGHHCCLKCFDKFCANTCVDCRKPIGADSKEVHYKNRYWHDTCFRCAKCLHSLANETFVSKDNKILCNKCATREDSPKCKGCFKQIVAGDQNVEYKGTVWHKDCFTCSNCKQVIGTGSFFPKGEDFYCVTCHEAKFAKHCVKCNKAITSGGITYQDQPWHAECFVCVTCSKKLAGQRFTAVEDQYYCVDCYKNFVAKKCAGCKNPITGKRTVSRVSHPVSKARKPPVCHGKRLPLTLFPSANLRGRHPGGERTCPSWVVVLYRKNRSLAAPRGPGLVKAPVWWPMKDNPGTTTASTAKNAP, from the exons ATGGCTGAGAAGTTTGACTGCTATTACTGCAGGGACCCCCTGCAGGGAAAGAAGTACGTGGAGAAGGACGGCCACCACTGCTGCCTCAAGTGCTTTGACAAGTTCTGTGCCAACACCTGCGTGGACTGCCGCAAGCCCATTGGTGCCGACTCCAAG GAGGTACACTATAAGAACCGCTACTGGCATGACACTTGCTTCCGCTGCGCCAAGTGCCTGCACTCCTTGGCCAACGAGACCTTTGTGTCCAAGGACAACAAGATCCTGTGCAACAAATGCGCCACGCGGGAGGACTCACCCAAGTGCAAGGGCTGCTTCAAGCAAATTGTGGCAG gagacCAGAATGTGGAGTACAAGGGGACCGTCTGGCACAAAGATTGCTTCACCTGCAGCAACTGCAAGCAAGTCATCGGAACCGGAAGCTTCTTCCCTAAAGGGGAGGACTTCTACTGCGTGACTTGCCATGAAGCCAAGTTTGCCAAGCATTGCGTGAAGTGCAACAAG GCCATCACATCTGGAGGAATCACTTACCAGGATCAGCCCTGGCATGCCGAGTGCTTTGTGTGTGTTACCTGCTCTAAGAAGCTGGCTGGGCAGCGTTTCACCGCTGTGGAGGACCAGTATTACTGCGTGGATTGCTACAAGAACTTTGTGGCCAAGAAGTGTGCTGGATGCAAGAACCCCATCACTG GGAAAAGGACTGTGTCAAGAGTGAGCCACCCAGTCTCTAAAGCTAGGAAGCCCCCAGTGTGCCACGGGAAACGCTTGCCTCTCACCCTGTTTCCCAGCGCCAACCTCCGGGGCAGGCATCCGGGTGGAGAGAGGACTTGTCCCTCGTGGGTGGTGGTTCTTTATAGAAAAAATCGAAGCTTAGCAGCTCCTCGAGGCCCG GGTTTGGTAAAGGCTCCAGTGTGGTGGCCTATGAAGGACAATCCTGGCACGACTACTGCTTCCACTGCAAAAAATGCTCCGTGA
- the FHL1 gene encoding four and a half LIM domains protein 1 isoform X1 produces MASHKHSGPSRYKVGTMAEKFDCYYCRDPLQGKKYVEKDGHHCCLKCFDKFCANTCVDCRKPIGADSKEVHYKNRYWHDTCFRCAKCLHSLANETFVSKDNKILCNKCATREDSPKCKGCFKQIVAGDQNVEYKGTVWHKDCFTCSNCKQVIGTGSFFPKGEDFYCVTCHEAKFAKHCVKCNKAITSGGITYQDQPWHAECFVCVTCSKKLAGQRFTAVEDQYYCVDCYKNFVAKKCAGCKNPITGKRTVSRVSHPVSKARKPPVCHGKRLPLTLFPSANLRGRHPGGERTCPSWVVVLYRKNRSLAAPRGPGLVKAPVWWPMKDNPGTTTASTAKNAP; encoded by the exons ATGGCTTCCCACAAGCATTCAG GTCCCTCCAGGTACAAGGTTGGCACCATGGCTGAGAAGTTTGACTGCTATTACTGCAGGGACCCCCTGCAGGGAAAGAAGTACGTGGAGAAGGACGGCCACCACTGCTGCCTCAAGTGCTTTGACAAGTTCTGTGCCAACACCTGCGTGGACTGCCGCAAGCCCATTGGTGCCGACTCCAAG GAGGTACACTATAAGAACCGCTACTGGCATGACACTTGCTTCCGCTGCGCCAAGTGCCTGCACTCCTTGGCCAACGAGACCTTTGTGTCCAAGGACAACAAGATCCTGTGCAACAAATGCGCCACGCGGGAGGACTCACCCAAGTGCAAGGGCTGCTTCAAGCAAATTGTGGCAG gagacCAGAATGTGGAGTACAAGGGGACCGTCTGGCACAAAGATTGCTTCACCTGCAGCAACTGCAAGCAAGTCATCGGAACCGGAAGCTTCTTCCCTAAAGGGGAGGACTTCTACTGCGTGACTTGCCATGAAGCCAAGTTTGCCAAGCATTGCGTGAAGTGCAACAAG GCCATCACATCTGGAGGAATCACTTACCAGGATCAGCCCTGGCATGCCGAGTGCTTTGTGTGTGTTACCTGCTCTAAGAAGCTGGCTGGGCAGCGTTTCACCGCTGTGGAGGACCAGTATTACTGCGTGGATTGCTACAAGAACTTTGTGGCCAAGAAGTGTGCTGGATGCAAGAACCCCATCACTG GGAAAAGGACTGTGTCAAGAGTGAGCCACCCAGTCTCTAAAGCTAGGAAGCCCCCAGTGTGCCACGGGAAACGCTTGCCTCTCACCCTGTTTCCCAGCGCCAACCTCCGGGGCAGGCATCCGGGTGGAGAGAGGACTTGTCCCTCGTGGGTGGTGGTTCTTTATAGAAAAAATCGAAGCTTAGCAGCTCCTCGAGGCCCG GGTTTGGTAAAGGCTCCAGTGTGGTGGCCTATGAAGGACAATCCTGGCACGACTACTGCTTCCACTGCAAAAAATGCTCCGTGA